In Chaetodon trifascialis isolate fChaTrf1 chromosome 8, fChaTrf1.hap1, whole genome shotgun sequence, the DNA window AGCAGTTTCTTACTCGTCATTTCTGCCGCTATGGACATGTTGTCAAGGTAAGTCTGTTTATATCCCCCCTCATAGTTACCCATTGTTTACTTTCTGGCAACTTGGGACTCTATTTTCCTCTGTCTTCCGCAGGTTGTATTCGACAGAATGAAAGGAATGGCCCTTATCCTGTATAACAACATTGAATATGCACAAGCTGCTGTCAAAGACACAAAGGGGTGGAAGATAGGGGGCAGTAAAATCAAGGTAAGTGAAATAAAGCTTTGCTCTGAAAATTTGCTCTGTAATGTTGTGTGTTCCCCATATGCGACAGactaaaaatgtatgttttccTCAGGTGGACTTTGCCAATCAGGAGAGTCAGATGGCTTTCTACCGTTCAATGCAGGCATCTGGTCAGGATATTCGAGACTTTTATGACATTCTCTCAGAAAGAAGGTTTGTGTAGTTTGCTGAAGGAATAATAATTTCACCTCAGTGCTGTCTAATATTAAACCTAACATTATTGATGCTAAAGTATGATGAAATTATAGCTtgctttttctgatttatttcttgGCAGGGATGATCGGCGAACTCAATATGAGTTTCAAGCAGAGAGACAGTATTATGAAAATGTACGGACACCAGGAACATATACTGAAGATCCCCGTCGTAAATATCCTGCCAGAAGTCGGGAGTTCTACACTGAGTGGGATCCATATCAGGGGGATTACTATGATCCACAGTACTTCGAAGATCCCCGGGAATATCGAGAATACAGAGCTGACCCTTACGAGCAGGACATTCGTAAATACAGCTATTTGCAACGGGAACGTGAAAGAGAAAGGGAACGCTTTGAAACAGATCGTGGACGTGATCATGGGAGGAGGACAATTGAACGTAGTCAAAGCCCATCTCACATTGCCTCTCGTCGCCCTGCAAGCCCTACTGcatctccttcactctctgAGAGGATACCAAGTGATTCAGACCGTCGTATTTGTTGCAGATCTTCTGAAAGAAGTGGTAGCTGCAGTTCAATCTCCCCACCCAGATTTGAAAAACTTGAAAAGACACGCACTGAAAGGTAtaataaaacagacaaacttGAGAAGGATCGAGTCTTTGAAGTTGAAAGAGGAAATTTAGTTGAAAAGGAGAAGCGGGCTGGACGGAAAGATCGAGGGGACAAGGACAAAAGTGAGAAACAGAGGCTTAAGAAGCTCAAAGTCGCATCACCTATTCTCCAGCCATGTGAGACGGAACCTGAACTTGAAAGAGATATTAGCCCTGAGTCTGTCCTTCGaagtaaaaacagtaaagttcCTAAGGATGGCTCAAGCAAAGGAAGGTTAGACCTTCTGCCTTGTGTTGTGCAGTTAACACGtgttaaagaaagagaaggaaaattGATTGGTCATTCTgtccaagaaaaacaaataccGAGGGGTGGGTGTGACAGTCCGAGATTGGCATCACCTTCAGCTGACCAGAGGAGTCCTCCATTCCGCTCAGAATCATCAAAAAGTGATCTCTCTAAGCATGGAAAGGTGCCCAGAGACAAAAATATGCACAGTTTAGTTGAGGTTATTGAAAAGGATGCTAAAGTCAAATccaaaaaacatggaaaatctgAAATGGGATTTGACAGTGGCATTGCTGTGGATATTGACCGTTTAGCTGCACGGAAAAGGCGTTTTGAAGACTCTGGAAAAATTGATAGACAGAAAAGAACTAGTGAGGAGGATCTTGTTAGGCCTGGACTTCATAAACTATGGAATAATGCTAAGGAGACAGAGTTGGACAAGAACCTTCTGATGAAAGGGATGCATAAAAAGGAGCACCACAAGGATAAATGTGTCAAGATGGTTTCGGCTAACAGTCCAAAAGATGTACGAGACTGTGAAAGCAACTCCATAGGCCTTTCTCTGGAGCGACAGTCACGGATGGGGGAGATGCCTGAAGATTCTACAGATCAATTAGATTCTCCCTACCTTAAAATGGATTTAGAAGgcttaaaaagtgaaaacagctccAGTCTCACTAAGATGTCAGATGATGGTAGCCTTGATTTGGATGAATTAAaagaacagcagaaacagattttgtctgaaaatgatCAAGAGAGGGGGAAGTGCAGAGACTCAGATGATGGAGATGAACACTTTGTGCACATTGACCAGAATAATATATCAAGGCAAATCGAACAGAGTCGATGGCTCCGACCCAAGCTTGGTGATGCTGATAAGTTAGTCAAGTCTGAAAACCCACCAAGTAATGAGGCTCGTGACTTTGAAAAGGATTATATCATGCATGTTGTTGGAAAACCAATTCAGGATATGCCCAATGACGACTTCTCTTCCTGTAAACGAAAGAAATTAGAGAATTTTGACTTTGAAATAGTCACTGCAAAAAGAGAGCGCAGCTTTGCAAGTTCCCAAAAGTTGAATGAGGACATATATCATAGTATAACATCCTCAATAGGACATGGTCACTTTTCTGCAAACGAGGAAGATGAAACTGCCCAGATTTCTGTGTCCGTtgtaaacaaagaaagaaagtcttcaccagcagcagatgataaATTTTCCCACACAGATTCGTTGAAAAACAGTTTGGGCCTGACAGCTGCGCATTTTCAGTCTTCTGACACTGAGCTCCCAAAACTTAAGACAAATTTGCTTGGCTGTGATGAGGAGTTAATGCAACGTTGGGAAAGACGGATGAAATCTGATTCACTTAGAATGGAAATGACTTTGTCTGGTGATATTGCAAAGCATGAAAACATCCGCAAACGTCTTGGCCAGGATTTGGAACCTGGAGAAGTGCAGTCTGATTCAGATGAtgatggagaaaacaaacacatctctCCCAAGTCCAATAGTTCCTTGTCTTATATTCTCAGGGAGCGTGACGAGAGGATGACTGACCTGAAGCTTTCAGGGTCCTTGGAAAAGAATAAGTTTTATTCTTTTGCATTAGACAAAACTATAACTCCTGACACAAAAGCACTCCTTGAAAGAGCCAAGACACTGTATTCCTCCAGGGAAGATAATTGGTCCTTTCTTCCTTCACGCTTTCCAACCTCCCACACCTGTTCAGATAAGGACAAGGTAGAGCTTGCGCCTCGACCTATTCCTTCTTGGtatatgaaaaagaaaaagattcgTACCGGTTCTGATGAAAAGCTGCATGATAAAAAGGAGGAACTTAAGCCACAGGACCAAGAGCGTCAGGACCTGTTTGCCTCTCGCTTTTTGCACAGCTCAATCTTTGAACAGGATTCCCGACGTTTGAAGCACCTTGAACGTAAAGACCAAGATTTTGAAACTGGAGTTGGCCGGCCTTTTGCTAAGCCAGGAGCTACTGAGGCACAGCCTGAATCTGGATTAGGTGACATACCACAAGAGCCCATAGTGCTTTTCCATAGCCGATTTTTGGAGCTTCAACAACAAAAGGACAAGGACCATCCCCCACCTGACAGTGAGAATGATTCAATAGTGGTGGAGATCAAAAGAGATGAAGTACAGAATTGTGATAATGTGCTGTCTGATAAGGAACCTGAGCCAGTTGTGAAGATTGATGATAAATCAGCCAGTCCCCCATTAATCCTGTCAGTTTCACCATATGATCCTTCCCCTAAAGAACTGTCTTCACCAGAAAAGAAAGAACTTATAAGTCCATCGTCGGATCAACCTGTATCATTtgttaaagaagaaaaagtagaGCCAGTTCTTGAGGTGTCCCCATCTCATTCTCTTCCTGTGGAAGACTTCAAACAAGTTACTCCTAAGCTAACCATAACCCCTCCACTCGTCCCTCCAGAgccagaaaatgaaatggaaacaaaagtAGAGTTAATTGAACCCAAAGTGAAAATTGGAGAAAGTTTGATAGTGGAACATAATTCTCTTGTGGAAGATAAGCCTCCCACTCCTGGTGCTTCTCTAAGTGGttttgagagagagactgcagaaTTCACTTACCCTGACTATCCAAAGATtgaagaaaaatctgaaattatTAAGACAGAACCCAAAATAGAAAATCAGGAAACCAAACACTTTGAGGAATCTCAAAAAACTGAGACAGATAGTGAGGTGTGTATGCCAGAGCTAGAGGCTGAAATAAAGCCATTACCAAACCGCAGACAACCCAAGAGTAAGAGGGCAAAACCACTGTCAGTCTTACGCACTTCGCAACCTTCCCAAATTGTTGCTGCTGAGAAACCTGCAACGCGAAAGAGTGAACGGATTGATCGAGAGAAACTCAAAAGGGCCTCATCTCCTCGAGCAGAAGTACCAAAAGCATCACTTGAGTCTAAAACCCCATCTAAGTCACCAATTCATGCATCAGAGTGTGAGCATAACCTTGAGTCAAGTTTGATCCACGGTAGAACGCGCCGCAGGAACGTGAGATCAGTTTATGCCACGCTACATGAAGACGACCAAGCTGGCAAAGAGGTGGTTGAGTCATCACGCTCCATGCGTAAACGAGGTGCTGATAAAGAACCAATACAGCAAGATGTTCAAATTCCATCTACTAATGCAAGGCGAGGACGCCCACCTAAAAGAGGTGTCAAACGAGGTGAGGATGTATCACCAGTTAAAGGGGATCAGCAAAAAATGatagaggaggacacagaggtcAAAGAGACCTCAACTACTGTAGAGGTTGTGAAAGCCTCTGAGGGATGGCGTTCACCCCGAACCCAAAAGACGCATCAACCACAACTGAACTCATCTGCCCCGGTTAACAAGAAAGGAGGTAGAATAGACAAACAGTCTGGGAGCGTTACAGTACTAACTGAACAAGCTGATCTGGCAAGTCATGATGAGTCAGAGATTAAGCCTAAAACTGACTCAGAACTGTTTGGAAAGTTATCAGAAAAGGCGGAAATTGTAAGCTCACCAGTGCACAGAAAGGAAAAGGACTTAAAAGATTCTGGCGTAAAGAAATCTACTGATGTGACTATTGAGAACATAGACACCAGCTGCTCTGAGAGGAGACAACAGCCTGACAAGAgtgtcaaagtgaaaacaccAAGGCTGAAAAGAAATACCAAACAGGTCACTGACGATAAATCACACAGCTTAAAAAATCTTGAGATCCGTGTAAGCGTGGATGACGTGAAAGGTTTACTTCGTTCAGAGGATGATGAGCCTGAGTCATTTGAAGCTCCAACTATTACAAAAACCAAGACAGTTGTACAAGAGAATGAGGAAACAAAGATTGAAGGCTTTCCAAGAGAATCAAAAGAACATGGtgcacaggaaacagaagacaCCTTATCAGAACCTGAACTGCCTGCTGATCCAGCTGCTCTCTTAGCACGGCAGATGGAACTAGAACAAGCAGTTGAAAATATTGCTAAACTTACAGTTGAGCAACCTTCTCGACCGTATAAGGAACCACCTTCAGGGCAACCTACCATATTGCCTCCTGTCATAGCAGAACCAGAAGTTGAGGTTGAGGAGGAGAAGCGAGCTAATCCTGCAAGCGAAACTGAGCTTGCAGCTGCGATTGATTCCATTACAGCTGAAGAATTATGTGCAGATGCAGATGGTTTCACAGCTCCACCTACTTACACGGCTCTTATTCCTACGCCTGAGTCTGTGATATCACCCTCCTCCAATGAGATTATGGAGCCTGAAACTCACATGGTTATCAACAATATTCTTGCAGCGGACTCAGATGATGGTCCTCTGACACCCAGCCCAAAGGGGGTAATAGCAGAGACTAAAGCAGCTGAGGACACCCCTCTTCTTGAAACACCCAAGAAAATGGGTAAAGTTAGAGGCAAAACCCAGAAGAAGTCGAGAAGTCGTAAAGGTGCAGCTGCCAAGAAAGGGGATACTGCTGAAGAGATTTCACAACCAGAGCCCTCTCCTGTCAAGTTACCAGAGTCGATCCCAGAAGACCCAGAAACCATTAATTCAAAAGCAGTTACTGTTACAGCTGGGGCAactgcagcagcctctgtggTCACTGCTCTTGCAACTTGTAGGCGTGACGTCACAAGTGCTATAACTGTAGACACACCCAAAGAGGCAGAACAGCCTGAAGTTGAACAGCCTGTACCCAAAGAATCTGCTTTTCATTCAGGCACAAGCAACTCTAGTTGTAAAAAGCATCCCCAAGCAGCAGAACCATCTACCCCTACTCTTGCCCCTGCTCCTGTCCGACAACAACCTGTATCCCAGTTCAGTGTACCCCTTCTACGGCCAGCCAAAATGCCACTTTCCCCAGACTGGCCTCCTAGAACGGAAGAAAGTAGAATCTATGTTGCTCCATCATGTCATGTCACAGTTGTAACTCCTTCTGCACCAGCATCAACTGCACTTGGAACCACTTCAACAAATCCCCCAATGCCCCCTGATACCAAGGCCTCAGATATTGACCCTAGTTCCAGTACCCTAAGAAAGATCCTAATGGAACCTAAATATGTGTCTGCATCAAACAGCAATTCTATACCTACCACTATGGTGACATCTGTACTGTCAGATCCCTCACGGATGTCAGAGAATGAAAATCCCTCTGATACAGTGGGTTCAAGACAGTTGCATCCTGAAGAGAGACCACCTTTAGCCCCCCAGCCTATACACCACAAACCCTTTCCACTGACAGAGTCACAACAAAATTGTGGAGAAAAACATACAGTTATTTCTCCTGCTACCTCAGTAATAAGTCGAATTCCAATGCCTTATGATACAGAGGAAACTCCACGAATTTCATTAAGCAACCGAAACATTGGCCTGTCTATTCCCAAGCAAAAATTTAGATCAAACTCTAATGAGAATAATCGTTACCATGGCATGGATATAGTAGAAGATGGGACTAGAGGGCGCTCTGTCGTTGAGACTACTTCTTACAGTACAGGCTCCAGTCCTGGCCTAAGGGTCAATACATCAGAGGGTGTTGTAGTTCTGAGTTATTCCGGTCAGAAAACTGAAGGACCTCACAGGATGAGAGCCAAAATTAGTCAAATTCCTCAAGCCAGTGCTGGTGATATAGAGTTTCAGCAATCTGTGTCCAAATCTTCAATAAAGCAAGACCCAATCATCACATCATCCCAGTCGCCTACCCCAAAAGTAGTCCCAACTCCAACAGTTTATGGCCACACAGGGGTTCTCTTGACAGGCCAGTCTTATAACTCTCAACCTGTCATTTCCAGTACTAAGCAGGAGACCCTTGGGTGTGACAAATCTGAAGCTCCGTACCACACAGCATCCCAGGGTGGTGTGGTTAAGATGTTCCAACAGCCAATTAGTTCTCCTCAAGTCCTTATGTACAACCAAGCTGtgatacagcagcagcatggcaaGAGAGGACTGGGGACAGAACCTCTACCAAAAAAGATGGATATTGGCAAAGCTGTTCAACAGTCTAACCTCAGCCCAGTCATGAGTCCACACCACCCATCACTTTCAGGAACCCGCATGAGTCCCAGTCCTGGTATCCCAACTGATCGATCAACTCTGCACCTAAAGCAAGAACCCCAGTCCCCACGAACATCTGTTCACTCCCCTTTACCCTTTGTCAAAGCCTGTCCTCCAAGCAGTTCTCCAAGAGGAACTAATGTTGTTCTAGGTCATGGCATGTCATCAATGTCTACATATCATTCTAGTATGCATCACCCGCACTCAGAACAGTCCTCCGTCATAATTCAGCCTCACAGTGTCACTCAGTCAATGGCTCATGAAGCCAGGATGAACACTCCACCAATGTCTGGGATAAGCTACGGGAGGCGAAGTGACTCCCTGTCTTCTCCTCATCCAGGGCCTCCACAGCGCTCAAACACACCGCAGCCTAATGTCATCCGAGATATGGTACTGCAGTCCCATTCAAGTCCCCAAGGGCCAGTatcaggtggtggtggtggcagcagtgtaAGTGAAGAAGACCCCAGACACTTGAACCAAGTCCTCAGCAGACCTTCAGTGCCACAGCTCCAGTCTGATGTAATGATGATTCACAGTGATCACCGAGGGCTGCACCCAAGCATACGTATGGACCAGTACAGAGACATGCACCAGCGCATCCTCATACACCAGCAACTGGAAGAGCAGGCCGCTGTAGAAGCAAGACAGTCACGCACCGCAGAGACTGGAACAACGTCTTCAAGCAACATCTCTGGGCCCTCAAAAAGTCCTATAGTGGGGAAGAGCATTGAACTTTCCACAAAAGAATCTCTCAAACCACTAGAAGGAAAGCTGATACACCCACCTGCCAATGAGAGTAGAATCAGGGGAGTCCATGCATCTAGTCCTGTCTTGGTGTCTCCTCACTCTCATGGGGTTCAGCTGATGCATCCAGGAGGTGCAGGCTCCTTTTCAGTTTACCGGGACATGCGGGGCTTCCCATCCCAGTTTCCAGGACATCCTTCATCGGGACACAACGTGGCTAACCAAGGCATTACATCTTCACAGGTCTCTTGATATGCTATTATTATTGACATGTTGcaaatatttctgcattttattatgtaacACATATGTCAGTGCAATTTTCAAGTTGTAAAACATATTCATAATTTAACTAACATAATCTGGTACACATTTTCTTAATCAGGTCCCTTCAGAGCCTGAGCTGGGTCACAGGAGTAAAATGTCTCAATCACTTGGAGGGGGAAGTGATTCAAAGCCAGAGAGCTCCCATCTTCGCCATGCTACCTCTACGGATCTCTCACACATTTCTCGAATACAAGGGGATACAGTCTCACCCTCATACCAGTCTCCCATGACGTCCCCTATGGGTCTTACTCATAAGCCAGATCTGTCCCTACAGAAAGGCCCTCCAGCCTTCCTGCAAACACCTCCGCCAGTAGCACCTCCATCAAGTTCACTGCAGCCACGGTCTGATGCTAAATTGGAACATTCAGGACATCGTTCCATCGACATGGTGCAGCTGTTGACGGTAGGAAGGCAGATGGACGAGCAATGTCAATAtacatgaatacattttcagagatgaaaatatgattaaaaaccTTTTTCTGTACAGAAATATCCTATTGTATGGCAAGGCCTGTTGGCACTGAAGAACGACCAGGCTGCTGTCCAGTTGCACTTTGTTTCTGGCAACAACATACTGGCCCAGCGCTCCCTGCCACCCCCAGAGGGAGGTCCTCTTCTCCGTATTGTCCAGAGGATGAGGCTTGAGGCTTCCCAGTTGGACAGTGTGGCACGCAGAATGACTGTGAGTATTCTGGATTTTACTACCTCTGAAAGGCAGGTTCAAACATAACATTCAAATTTAGACTGGATTGCAGATTGATGGATTTCAGCCATTACCCCCATTAATACTCTGTTtataaaaatattgcatttatcTTAGTTCTAGGCATGTGTTCTTCTGTTAACATTTATAATCAAGATTTATCGTTCATGACAGGTGGAGAATGACTACTGTTTGCTACTGGCTCTACCGTGCGGTCGAGACCAAGACGATGTCCTTGGTCAAACCCAGGCCTTGAAAAGTGGCTTCATCACCTACCTGCAGGCCAAACAGGCAGCTGGCATCATCAATGTGCCCAATCCTGGCTCTAATCAGGTCTGTGTTTACCGAAACCTTTTCTgttctacatttattttttaatttgaccTTTGTTTATTAATGAAATATCATGAAGATTCGGTTCCCTCTCTCATCATGTTATCTTCATCTTTGAATTCACAGCCAGCTTATGTGGTGCAGATTTTCCCACCGTGTGAATTCTCGGAGAGCCACCTTTCACGCCTGGCCCCAGACCTCCTCAACAGCATCTCCAGCATTTCCCCTCACCTCATGATTGTCATTGCCTCTGTTTAATTacctccattttctttttcctgaacAATACCAACACCAGCCCTTTTGGACTCGTCCAGCTTTGTAAACTGGATTTGCCTCATATTTTCATGAGTTtgactaaaaaaaaatctaatttagcATGTACTCACCTTTTTCTCCTACACTTCACCAAGTCCTTAAGTCACTCAATGATACTGAATTCCAAAAACTGTACCTTTACAGAGAGGATCTGAAGGGTCAAACGGGGATTTTTGATGACCATTTCtgatttctcatttcatttttgccatttttggaGGTGTTGAGCATAGCCTTTTCTAATTCATAGCACCCATAAAGCTATGGATTGAGACCTTCCTATGGGATATTTTTTACCTTCATAAAAGTGATTGtgagttttttaaaaaaagacaaatgatgtGAGAAGTCATTGCACTATATTAAGGAAAAAATTGTGAACTCTGTACAGATTTAAGTATAAAATGATACATGTCATGGAATTTTCTCTTGTGATCAGCCATGCTTCtgcaagacaaaagaaaatcattgcCTGGAAAATGATCGAGAATCATTTCAGTCTGATCAGTCATACTGCTTTTGCCACCATCAGCCAACTTCTACGTCATTTCCGGACTCAACTCTCCATCCCGAAGTGTTCCCTGCCCCAGGAACTCATGAGGGGACGTTTAGAGTTGTACAGTTTACACTCAATGCCTCAACAGGGGACTATATAAAGaatatttaatttttgtttGCATCTTCTTTAAGCCTAAGGGTATTGTGGACAATTGTGAAACTgtaaatattataaatatttaaAGACTGAAGCAATGTGGAGAGACCAAGTTATTTTACAAGACAGATCATCAaatctcagtgttttctttctttctttctttctttggacAGGGGCAAATGGGGGGATGGTGGGAAGGATCTGAACAGGATCCAGAAGTAAAATCcacaaaaagatttttttaaattgattcTGTGCCAAAATGTATTTTGCAAACGCTCAACACACGCAATGTATCTTAAACATTTTGATCAGAACCTATTTTCATATGTGACTTTGTATTTGCCCCCTCAGAGGGCAGACTtaattcctttttttgttttgctattGTTCATCAACCCGACTCTGTTACTACAgtgcttttacatttttaaatggaATCCTCATTTTGAAGACACCATTGTATTGTAAGGGTTGCGTTTGTGTTTGTATTCCGGTTTTCCTTCTCCCTGATGTGGTCCTCTACTGCCCCCTGCTGTCTGAAATCATGCTCACATGTTAAGGACTGCACCCTAAGGTCATTTAAGTCTTGACCTCCAGACAGATGTGCTAtagcatgcttttttttctaatcttaAAGGGTAAAGTGAAATCATGGAGGCAAAGAATGTGACTTGAACTTGACATCATGCCGCTAATGGATGTGTTGatcatctgtctccatctctcccctcaACTGTCTTCTTGAGCCAAGCTGTAAATACTGATGTCCTTAATCTGTGCTCTTGTGTATTTTTCCCCTTTATAATTGTCTTTCTTCAGGGtccttatttttgttttgtgcaacaaaacaaagcagtctGAAAGAGACAGGAGATGAGGTGTGTGAAACCGATGTTGAAAGTAAAACCATGCTTGTCAGTTTTGTGGTGTAAATATTTCTATGGCTGCAAGCTGAATACTCTCATGGTTATGTTGAAGGCACTTATAATTTTTGATAAacaaatgagaagaaaatacaaaaaacaaacttaaaacagtGATTAATATGAAAACTGTCTTTTGATCAATCTTCATTTTGAGTGTACTTTGCTGTTCCTCCATGAGGacattttaaactgtaaaataaatggtTGTTTAACTTACTTCTGAAGATCATTAAATGGTCCGTCACTCTTGGTTTGTGTTCTTGTGACTTTCTGGTGTTATTTTGATGCATTTACTGGTGAAAGGTGTTTAAAGATGCTTGACTGTGAGTTAACAAAGAAAGACTCTTTTCAAAGGCATTATGTATTCTAAAGTCTGCAAGCTACACTA includes these proteins:
- the spen gene encoding msx2-interacting protein isoform X1, with the protein product MVRETRHLWVGNLPENVREEKIIEHFKRYGRVESVKVLPKRGSEGGVAAFVDFVDIKSAQKAHNAINKMGDRDLRTDYNEPGTIPSAARGLDDSLSLGSRGRDVSGFTRAAGGAVYGPPTSLHSRDGRYERRLDGTTESRDRAYDHSAYGHHERPGSSFERQRHYETDYYRDARERTLSTAGSGSGTSSGSGTAVSSGVVGTIVSAVAGSTGTGGSAGATSGGSGGSTSSGVGFYRSHSRSPCRFETPEPRYESRAREPFTLASVVHRDLYREDRGRRGERSYRHSRSRSPHSTHSRNPSPQRLASQATRPPRSHSGSGSRSRSSSSDSVSSTSSSTSGSDSSSSSSDDSPARSVQSAAVPAPSALPLSSLDKDEPRKSFGIKVQNLPVRSTDTSLKDGLFHEFKKHGKVTSVQIHGASEERYGLVFFRQQEDQEKALGASKGKLFFGMQIDVTAWNGPETESENEFRPLDERIDEFHPKATRTLFIGNLEKTTTYHDLLNIFQRFGEIVDIDIKKVNGAPQYAFLQYCDIASVCKAIKKMDGEYLGNNRLKLGFGKSMPTTCVWLDGLASNTTEQFLTRHFCRYGHVVKVVFDRMKGMALILYNNIEYAQAAVKDTKGWKIGGSKIKVDFANQESQMAFYRSMQASGQDIRDFYDILSERRDDRRTQYEFQAERQYYENVRTPGTYTEDPRRKYPARSREFYTEWDPYQGDYYDPQYFEDPREYREYRADPYEQDIRKYSYLQRERERERERFETDRGRDHGRRTIERSQSPSHIASRRPASPTASPSLSERIPSDSDRRICCRSSERSGSCSSISPPRFEKLEKTRTERYNKTDKLEKDRVFEVERGNLVEKEKRAGRKDRGDKDKSEKQRLKKLKVASPILQPCETEPELERDISPESVLRSKNSKVPKDGSSKGRLDLLPCVVQLTRVKEREGKLIGHSVQEKQIPRGGCDSPRLASPSADQRSPPFRSESSKSDLSKHGKVPRDKNMHSLVEVIEKDAKVKSKKHGKSEMGFDSGIAVDIDRLAARKRRFEDSGKIDRQKRTSEEDLVRPGLHKLWNNAKETELDKNLLMKGMHKKEHHKDKCVKMVSANSPKDVRDCESNSIGLSLERQSRMGEMPEDSTDQLDSPYLKMDLEGLKSENSSSLTKMSDDGSLDLDELKEQQKQILSENDQERGKCRDSDDGDEHFVHIDQNNISRQIEQSRWLRPKLGDADKLVKSENPPSNEARDFEKDYIMHVVGKPIQDMPNDDFSSCKRKKLENFDFEIVTAKRERSFASSQKLNEDIYHSITSSIGHGHFSANEEDETAQISVSVVNKERKSSPAADDKFSHTDSLKNSLGLTAAHFQSSDTELPKLKTNLLGCDEELMQRWERRMKSDSLRMEMTLSGDIAKHENIRKRLGQDLEPGEVQSDSDDDGENKHISPKSNSSLSYILRERDERMTDLKLSGSLEKNKFYSFALDKTITPDTKALLERAKTLYSSREDNWSFLPSRFPTSHTCSDKDKVELAPRPIPSWYMKKKKIRTGSDEKLHDKKEELKPQDQERQDLFASRFLHSSIFEQDSRRLKHLERKDQDFETGVGRPFAKPGATEAQPESGLGDIPQEPIVLFHSRFLELQQQKDKDHPPPDSENDSIVVEIKRDEVQNCDNVLSDKEPEPVVKIDDKSASPPLILSVSPYDPSPKELSSPEKKELISPSSDQPVSFVKEEKVEPVLEVSPSHSLPVEDFKQVTPKLTITPPLVPPEPENEMETKVELIEPKVKIGESLIVEHNSLVEDKPPTPGASLSGFERETAEFTYPDYPKIEEKSEIIKTEPKIENQETKHFEESQKTETDSEVCMPELEAEIKPLPNRRQPKSKRAKPLSVLRTSQPSQIVAAEKPATRKSERIDREKLKRASSPRAEVPKASLESKTPSKSPIHASECEHNLESSLIHGRTRRRNVRSVYATLHEDDQAGKEVVESSRSMRKRGADKEPIQQDVQIPSTNARRGRPPKRGVKRGEDVSPVKGDQQKMIEEDTEVKETSTTVEVVKASEGWRSPRTQKTHQPQLNSSAPVNKKGGRIDKQSGSVTVLTEQADLASHDESEIKPKTDSELFGKLSEKAEIVSSPVHRKEKDLKDSGVKKSTDVTIENIDTSCSERRQQPDKSVKVKTPRLKRNTKQVTDDKSHSLKNLEIRVSVDDVKGLLRSEDDEPESFEAPTITKTKTVVQENEETKIEGFPRESKEHGAQETEDTLSEPELPADPAALLARQMELEQAVENIAKLTVEQPSRPYKEPPSGQPTILPPVIAEPEVEVEEEKRANPASETELAAAIDSITAEELCADADGFTAPPTYTALIPTPESVISPSSNEIMEPETHMVINNILAADSDDGPLTPSPKGVIAETKAAEDTPLLETPKKMGKVRGKTQKKSRSRKGAAAKKGDTAEEISQPEPSPVKLPESIPEDPETINSKAVTVTAGATAAASVVTALATCRRDVTSAITVDTPKEAEQPEVEQPVPKESAFHSGTSNSSCKKHPQAAEPSTPTLAPAPVRQQPVSQFSVPLLRPAKMPLSPDWPPRTEESRIYVAPSCHVTVVTPSAPASTALGTTSTNPPMPPDTKASDIDPSSSTLRKILMEPKYVSASNSNSIPTTMVTSVLSDPSRMSENENPSDTVGSRQLHPEERPPLAPQPIHHKPFPLTESQQNCGEKHTVISPATSVISRIPMPYDTEETPRISLSNRNIGLSIPKQKFRSNSNENNRYHGMDIVEDGTRGRSVVETTSYSTGSSPGLRVNTSEGVVVLSYSGQKTEGPHRMRAKISQIPQASAGDIEFQQSVSKSSIKQDPIITSSQSPTPKVVPTPTVYGHTGVLLTGQSYNSQPVISSTKQETLGCDKSEAPYHTASQGGVVKMFQQPISSPQVLMYNQAVIQQQHGKRGLGTEPLPKKMDIGKAVQQSNLSPVMSPHHPSLSGTRMSPSPGIPTDRSTLHLKQEPQSPRTSVHSPLPFVKACPPSSSPRGTNVVLGHGMSSMSTYHSSMHHPHSEQSSVIIQPHSVTQSMAHEARMNTPPMSGISYGRRSDSLSSPHPGPPQRSNTPQPNVIRDMVLQSHSSPQGPVSGGGGGSSVSEEDPRHLNQVLSRPSVPQLQSDVMMIHSDHRGLHPSIRMDQYRDMHQRILIHQQLEEQAAVEARQSRTAETGTTSSSNISGPSKSPIVGKSIELSTKESLKPLEGKLIHPPANESRIRGVHASSPVLVSPHSHGVQLMHPGGAGSFSVYRDMRGFPSQFPGHPSSGHNVANQGITSSQVPSEPELGHRSKMSQSLGGGSDSKPESSHLRHATSTDLSHISRIQGDTVSPSYQSPMTSPMGLTHKPDLSLQKGPPAFLQTPPPVAPPSSSLQPRSDAKLEHSGHRSIDMVQLLTKYPIVWQGLLALKNDQAAVQLHFVSGNNILAQRSLPPPEGGPLLRIVQRMRLEASQLDSVARRMTVENDYCLLLALPCGRDQDDVLGQTQALKSGFITYLQAKQAAGIINVPNPGSNQPAYVVQIFPPCEFSESHLSRLAPDLLNSISSISPHLMIVIASV